In one Alosa alosa isolate M-15738 ecotype Scorff River chromosome 14, AALO_Geno_1.1, whole genome shotgun sequence genomic region, the following are encoded:
- the rfx7a gene encoding LOW QUALITY PROTEIN: DNA-binding protein RFX7 (The sequence of the model RefSeq protein was modified relative to this genomic sequence to represent the inferred CDS: deleted 2 bases in 1 codon): MMADDQQPGQHQTTGSGMGSLPSLVPGLQGTEASALQLKIKNSICKSVQSKVDGILQDVDKFTDIEKLYLYLKLPCGPSNGNEKSSEQNSMSSSRTQQMHAFNWIRHHLEEHPETSLPKQEVYDEYKSYCDNLSYHPLSAADFGKIMKNVFPNMKARRLGMRGKSKYCYSGLRKKAFVHMPSLPNLDLHKTGDGCEVLESSGQLATAEEEVRSAACGLVCEWAQKVLNRQFDSVEDLARFLLNSHYIGTKSVAALTVMTGSPSGVKTPLQTSAFVPMADAHAFQPQMKTLPSPSIDAKQQLQRKIQKKQQEQKLHSPLPGEAHARRADSATPGAGGAIPCGSPALLSPQPTIGIVVAAVPSPVTVQRSGQLMTSPSPVPMSASDGKVLPVNFQVVTPVQQVKQSPKTPQNVPASPVGDRSARHRQILPKPSATGALTLRSPPTLLITNSPIKTVMPTPHVSSVNVVKMTAISLGSSSSSGGSSYSTTTTTAAMAGFTSTSLRPASAGLAGPSLSEDHRPSPQVRSGSAVPMLSSVVRSGDPLASATDGKMELEAIKQGGQAQSGTTRSGATQEPAGQHRGAMPRAASVPTPLVKPTPGLDLLSGTKYNGKTPLNGGGGTMAPGSNNSNNYNDSTLFLSIANQNTSTAPSSSSTTVTTSPPKESALASRSPRKRLGPESSLTPVKKVFITQHSFGAPEGFKPMLGASVKRGLRLGAPARPESAPASAATPRVTVRMNSATPTRILSLSDSPAGNGGFRTIAEHQQNPTGQQGKCEGATVGMATPTRSASAGQVLPSQHMNNPQAITADVDMLESSAVNELKNAMWAESHMEAVQQHHQQQQQHQQQQQHQQQQQHQQQQQQKQQQQQHQQQQQQQQQQQQQHQQHAPQQQTALSCMSHTPTSGQMGQVQPGMMDFGGGPPPNMDFSFPFHDDDMTQDSIVEELVQMEEQMKQMKAMQSLGGCVDMGSSQGQAVPMQGTMTTPHHHTSTPFYSSAHGSTTPIQTPTPTPTPTPTSEMVGGPHGLTRESPCSRVAPSTPVDSALGSSRQTPIGTPHSNCSSVPPSPVECRNPFAFTPINSSITGYHDSSIVSSSPVKPMQRPMATHPDKAKLEWMNNGYNSGGGTSSNSISILPSYQDLVDDQFRKPHAFAIPGQSYQSQVRHHDTHISRLTPISPVQQQVASMSTLGKQEGFAVPAPLDNKTGTSTSSSGTFRCRSVSPAVRQRNLSGNMSGGGGGGGVGAMPNVPRSVVSPFNSPVTPEVLNIFANSHGEMGVGATSVSMAQRSQSVPLNVMMQTEVLPMQMAQQQQQQHQQLQQQQQQQQAGPGKNNITSVLLNKMDSDGDEAVRGLGINNLPSNYTARMNLTQILETSAATGFPGSANHQAMVSPVPAPPPYEFQKPGYLMKNARGEQVSFAVGSGVGQSMSGLQQQQQQQQQQMQEQQEQNQSLMLHQQQQQQHQQQEHQLDFSSTVKDFLGEDSLNPGPRMVGQTSELNTTVGSDFSNNMRLTSDLSSSISDLNTLDANLLFDPNQQQGQYEDSTLEELKNDPLFQQICSETVNSTGFDWLESKDQTTVEMLG; this comes from the exons CAAATCTGTACAATCCAAAGTGGACGGCATTTTG CAAGATGTGGACAAGTTTACAGACATTGAGAAACTCTACCTCTACCTTAAGTTGCCTTGTGGGCCCAGCAATGGCAATGAAAAAAG CAGTGAGCAGAACTCAATGTCGTCCAGTCGCACCCAGCAGATGCACGCGTTCAACTGGATCCGCCACCATCTGGAGGAGCACCCGGAGACCTCGCTGCCTAAGCAGGAGGTCTACGACGAGTACAA GAGCTACTGTGACAATCTCAGCTATCACCCCCTCAGTGCCGCTGACTTCGGAAAGATCATGAAAAATGTCTTCCCCAACATGAAGGCACGCCGGCTGGGCATGAGGGGCAAATCAAA GTACTGCTACAGTGGCCTGAGGAAGAAGGCCTTTGTTCATATGCCCTCTTTGCCCAATCTAGATTTACACAAAACAGGTGATGGG TGTGAAGTGCTGGAGTCGTCGGGCCAGCTGGCCACTGCGGAGGAGGAGGTGCGCTCGGCCGCCTGCGGCCTGGTGTGTGAGTGGGCCCAGAAGGTTCTGAACCGGCAGTTTGACAGTGTGGAGGACCTCGCTCGCTTCCTGCTCAACAGCCACTACATTGGCACTAAGTCGGTGGCGGCACTGACTGTTATGACTGGATCACCCTCAG GCGTTAAGACGCCCCTGCAGACCTCAGCATTTGTGCCCATGGCAGACGCTCACGCCTTCCAGCCGCAGATGAAGACGCTCCCGTCCCCCTCCATCGACGCCAAGCAGCAGCTCCAGCGCAAGATCCAGAAGAAGCAGCAGGAGCAGAAGCTGCACTCCCCTCTCCCTGGCGAGGCCCACGCCAGGCGGGCAGACAGCGCCACTCCCGGGGCCGGCGGTGCCATCCCGTGCGGCAGCccggctctcctctctcctcagccCACCATTGGCATTGTGGTCGCTGCTGTGCCCAGCCCTGTCACG GTACAGAGGAGTGGGCAGTTGATGACCTCCCCCAGCCCTGTGCCAATGTCAGCGTCGGATGGCAAAGTCCTGCCGGTCAACTTCCAGGTTGTGACCCCTGTGCAGCAGGTGAAACAGTCCCCCAAGACCCCCCAGAACGTGCCCGCCAGTCCAGTTGGAGACCGCTCGGCCCGCCACCGGCAGATCCTGCCCAAGCCCTCGGCCACCGGTGCCCTCACCCTGCGCTCGCCGCCCACCCTCCTCATCACCAACAGCCCCATCAAGACTGTTATGCCAACCCCACACGTCAGCTCGGTCAACGTGGTCAAGATGACAGCCATATCCCTGgggtccagcagcagcagcggaggcagcagctacagcactaccaccaccaccgccgccatGGCCGGCTTCACCAGCACCTCCTTAAGACCTGCCTCCGCTGGTCTGGCCGGCCCCAGCCTCTCTGAGGACCACAGGCCCAGTCCGCAGGTCCGGAGTGGGTCCGCCGTGCCAATGCTGTCCTCGGTGGTCCGGTCGGGCGATCCACTCGCGTCCGCCACCGACGGCAAGATGGAGCTCGAAGCCATAAAGCAGGGTGGCCAAGCCCAGAGCGGCACTACCAGATCGGGTGCTACTCAGGAACCAGCTGGGCAGCACAGGGGTGCCATGCCCAGGGCCGCCAGTGTGCCCACCCCTCTAGTCAAGCCCACCCCAGGATTAGACCTCTTATCTGGGACCAAATATAACGGCAAAACCCCGCTCAATGGGGGCGGCGGTACGATGGCGCCTGGCAGCAATAATTCAAACAACTATAACGACAGCACTTTGTTTCTGAGCATCGCCAATCAGAACACCAGCACTGCTCCCTCGTCGTCCAGCACCACCGTGACTACCAGCCCGCCAAAGGAGAGCGCCCTGGCCTCCAGGAGCCCCCGCAAGCGCCTGGGCCCCGAGTCCAGTCTCACGCCTGTGAAGAAGGTGTTTATAACCCAGCACTCGTTCGGAGCGCCCGAAGGGTTCAAGCCGATGCTTGGCGCCTCTGTGAAGAGAGGACTTAGGCTGGGAGCTCCAGCTAGGCCCGAGAGTGCCCCCGCCAGCGCAGCGACCCCCAGAGTCACCGTGAGGATGAACTCGGCGACCCCTACgcgaatcctgtccctctcggACTCCCCCGCCGGTAACGGTGGCTTCCGGACAATTGCCGAACACCAGCAAAACCCCACGGGGCAGCAGGGAAAATGTGAAGGTGCTACAGTTGGCATGGCGACCCCTACCAGGAGTGCCTCCGCCGGGCAGGTGTTGCCGTCGCAACACATGAATAATCCCCAAGCCATAACTGCTGATGTGGACATGCTGGAGTCTTCAGCTGTTAACGAGCTGAAGAATGCCATGTGGGCAGAAAGCCATATGGAGGCTGTCCAGCAGCACcaccaacaacagcagcagcaccaacaacagcagcagcaccaacaacagcagcagcaccaacaacagcagcagcaaaaacaacagcaacaacaacatcaacaacaacaacagcaacaacagcaacaacagcaacaacatcaacaacatgcTCCACAGCAACAGACAGCCCTTTCCTGCATGAGCCACACCCCCACCTCTGGCCAGATGGGCCAGGTCCAGCCAGGCATGATGGACTTTGGAGGAGGGCCCCCACCCAACATGGACTTCTCCTTCCCCTTCCACGATGATGATATGACCCAGGACAGCATCGTGGAGGAGCTGGTCCAGATGGAGGAGCAGATGAAGCAGATGAAGGCCATGCAGTCCCTCGGCGGCTGCGTGGACATGGGAAGCAGCCAGGGCCAAGCCGTCCCCATGCAGGGCACCATGAcgaccccccaccaccacactaGCACGCCGTTCTACAGCTCGGCCCACGGCAGCACCACTCCCATCCAGACGCCCACCCCGACGCCCACCCCTACCCCTACCTCGGAGATGGTGGGAGGGCCACACGGCTTGACCCGGGAAAGCCCCTGCTCCCGCGTGGCACCCAGCACACCCGTGGACAGCGCCCTAGGGAGTAGCCGTCAGACGCCGATCGGGACGCCGCACTCGAACTGCAGCAGTGTCCCGCCGAGTCCTGTGGAGTGCAGGAACCCGTTTGCGTTCACGCCCATCAACTCCAGCATCACCGGTTACCACGACAGCAGCATTGTGTCCAGCAGCCCGGTCAAGCCCATGCAAAGGCCCATGGCCACCCACCCGGACAAAGCCAAGCTCGAGTGGATGAACAACGGTTACAACAGTGGCGGAGGAACGTCCAGCAACAGCATCAGCATTCTCCCCAGCTACCAGGACTTGGTGGATGACCAGTTCCGAAAGCCCCATGCCTTCGCCATCCCTGGCCAGTCCTATCAGTCTCAGGTGAGGCATCACGACACGCATATCAGCCGTCTGACGCCCATCTCCCCGGTACAGCAGCAGGTAGCCAGCATGTCCACTCTCGGCAAACAGGAGGGCTTCGCTGTGCCCGCTCCGCTGGACAACAAAACTGGCACGTCCACCTCCTCGAGTGGAACGTTCAGGTGCCGCAGCGTGAGCCCTGCAGTGCGCCAGCGGAACCTCAGCGGGAACATG AGCGGCggcggtggtgggggtggggtgggtgccATGCCCAACGTCCCTCGGTCTGTCGTGTCGCCGTTCAACTCCCCTGTGACTCCGGAAGTGCTGAACATCTTCGCCAACAGCCACGGAGAGATGGGCGTTGGCGCCACCAGCGTCAGTATGGCTCAGCGGAGCCAGTCGGTGCCGCTGAACGTGATGATGCAGACAGAAGTCCTGCCCATGCAgatggcccagcagcagcagcagcagcatcagcagcttcagcagcagcagcagcagcagcaggccggCCCCGGGAAGAACAACATCACCAGCGTGCTGTTGAACAAGATGGACAGTGATGGCGACGAGGCCGTACGGGGACTCGGCATCAACAACCTGCCCTCCAACTACACCGCCCGCATGAACCTCACACAGATCCTGGAGACCTCTGCCGCCACCGGCTTCCCTGGCAGTGCCAACCATCAGGCTATGGTCTCGCCCGTTCCTGCGCCTCCGCCGTATGAGTTTCAGAAGCCCGGCTACCTCATGAAGAACGCCAGGGGAGAGCAGGTCAGCTTTGCTGTTGGCAGTGGAGTCGGCCAGTCAATgtcagggttgcagcaacaacaacaacaacaacaacagcagatgCAGGAGCAACAGGAGCAGAATCAGTCTCTGATGctgcatcagcagcagcaacaacagcatcaGCAACAGGAGCATCAGTTAGACTTCAGCAGCACAGTTAAGGACTTCCTGGGGGAGGACAGCCTCAACCCGGGCCCTCGAATGGTGGGCCAAACATCAGAGCTTAATACCACCGTAGGCTCCGATTTCTCCAACAATATGcgcctgacctctgacctttccAGCAGCATCAGTGACTTGAACACTCTCGACGCCAATCTTCTGTTCGACCCCAATCAGCAGCAGGGACAGTATGAGGACTCAACACTGGAGGAATTGAAGAATGATCCACTCTTCCAACAGATTTGCAGCGAGACTGTGAATTCTACTGGGTTTGACTGGTTGGAAAGTAAAGACCAGACCACAGTAGAAATGTTGGGCTAA